One window from the genome of Acinetobacter lanii encodes:
- a CDS encoding acyl-CoA synthetase — protein sequence MSSAYDALPRTPANFVALSPLRYLERAAYIYPDQAAMIHGARRITWREKYNRCRQFADQLTNLGVGKNDTVSVLLPNVPAMLEAHFAVPMAGAVLNTLNTRLDAKTLAFMLEHAESKVLLVDPEFAGLAQEALALISQDIYVIDVADAEYEHHANAISIGEIEYEDWLKGGDANFDWQLPQDEWDAISLSYTSGTTGNPKGVVYHHRGAYINAASNIIACGMTPRATYLWTLPLFHCNGWCFGWTMAANGGTNICLRKVDPELIFKLIAEHKVDYFCGAPIVLSMMINTPEEKRQKIEHRVEVMVAGAAPPAAIIEGMRHLGVNVTHVYGLTETYGPSALCASQAGWSDLSIQEQAQLHSRQGVPYPLQDGMKVIDPETMQPVPHDGQTMGEIMFRGNIVMKGYLKNKQATEEAFAGGWFHTGDLAVCQPDGYAKITDRSKDVIISGGENISSLEVEEVLYQHPAVMTAAVVAKPDPRWQEVPCAFIELKEGKEATAEEIIEFCKQHLARFKVPKDVVITEIPKTSTGKLQKFVLRDWAKERSVGEFS from the coding sequence ATGTCGAGCGCGTACGATGCATTACCTCGCACCCCTGCCAATTTTGTTGCTTTATCGCCTTTACGTTATTTAGAACGTGCTGCCTATATTTATCCCGATCAAGCAGCCATGATTCACGGCGCGCGACGTATTACTTGGCGTGAAAAATACAACCGTTGCCGTCAATTTGCAGACCAACTCACCAACTTAGGGGTCGGTAAAAACGATACGGTTTCTGTGCTTTTACCGAACGTTCCTGCCATGTTGGAGGCGCATTTTGCGGTGCCTATGGCGGGTGCTGTACTGAATACCTTAAACACGCGTTTGGATGCCAAAACTTTGGCATTTATGCTCGAACATGCCGAATCTAAAGTACTGTTGGTCGATCCTGAATTTGCAGGTTTGGCACAAGAGGCTTTGGCATTGATATCCCAAGACATCTATGTCATTGATGTTGCGGATGCTGAATACGAACATCATGCCAATGCAATTTCAATAGGTGAAATTGAATACGAAGACTGGCTCAAAGGTGGCGATGCCAATTTTGACTGGCAACTTCCGCAAGATGAATGGGATGCCATCAGTTTAAGTTACACCTCAGGCACGACCGGTAATCCGAAAGGCGTGGTGTATCACCATCGTGGGGCATACATTAACGCAGCCAGCAATATCATTGCTTGTGGGATGACCCCGCGTGCCACCTATTTATGGACACTTCCGCTATTCCACTGTAATGGTTGGTGTTTCGGTTGGACCATGGCAGCCAATGGTGGAACCAATATCTGCTTACGTAAAGTCGACCCTGAATTGATCTTTAAATTGATTGCTGAACATAAAGTCGATTATTTCTGTGGTGCACCGATTGTGCTTTCCATGATGATCAACACGCCTGAAGAAAAACGCCAAAAAATCGAACATCGTGTTGAAGTGATGGTGGCCGGTGCTGCACCTCCTGCTGCAATCATTGAAGGGATGCGTCATTTAGGCGTGAATGTGACCCATGTTTATGGTTTGACCGAAACCTATGGCCCATCTGCACTGTGTGCTTCGCAAGCTGGCTGGAGTGATTTATCCATTCAAGAACAAGCGCAACTGCATTCACGTCAAGGTGTACCATATCCACTGCAAGATGGTATGAAAGTGATCGACCCTGAAACCATGCAACCGGTCCCGCATGATGGTCAAACCATGGGAGAAATCATGTTCCGTGGCAACATCGTGATGAAAGGTTATTTGAAAAATAAACAAGCCACTGAAGAAGCCTTTGCCGGTGGCTGGTTCCATACCGGTGACTTGGCCGTGTGTCAGCCCGATGGCTATGCCAAAATCACCGACCGCTCTAAAGATGTGATTATTTCAGGCGGTGAAAATATTTCATCACTCGAAGTCGAAGAAGTGCTGTACCAACACCCTGCCGTAATGACCGCAGCTGTCGTGGCAAAACCTGACCCACGCTGGCAAGAAGTCCCATGCGCCTTTATTGAGTTAAAAGAAGGTAAAGAGGCGACGGCTGAAGAAATTATTGAATTCTGTAAACAACATTTGGCCCGTTTTAAAGTCCCAAAAGATGTGGTGATTACTGAAATTCCAAAAACCTCGACCGGCAAATTACAAAAATTCGTTCTTCGTGATTGGGCCAAAGAGCGCTCGGTGGGTGAATTTAGCTAA
- a CDS encoding cysteine peptidase family C39 domain-containing protein, translating to MSLDIPEQLQNLPANCGIYAVWMLLQHCDIELDIADLAKVCGYDQEDGTFTIGLAVGLKKMGFKVVFHTAEDLHKDPKELPSYAEAERLQIPILAPLSYVELKDAVEQNHWAIVYYDMPDGVGNHSLIYDINNEEISFFDHFEVMRPEVFEQQHRAEGICQQTILIRREFSAL from the coding sequence ATGAGTTTAGATATTCCTGAACAATTGCAAAATTTGCCTGCCAATTGCGGGATCTATGCCGTGTGGATGCTGTTGCAACATTGCGATATTGAACTGGATATCGCTGATTTGGCGAAAGTCTGTGGCTATGATCAAGAGGATGGGACTTTTACCATTGGGCTTGCGGTCGGCTTGAAGAAAATGGGATTCAAAGTCGTATTTCATACGGCTGAAGACTTGCATAAAGATCCGAAAGAACTGCCGAGTTATGCCGAAGCTGAACGTCTACAAATCCCGATTTTAGCGCCATTGAGCTATGTGGAATTGAAAGATGCTGTTGAGCAAAACCATTGGGCAATTGTGTATTACGATATGCCAGATGGTGTGGGCAATCACTCGCTGATCTATGACATCAATAATGAAGAAATTAGTTTTTTTGACCACTTTGAGGTGATGCGTCCTGAAGTGTTTGAACAACAGCACCGCGCGGAAGGCATTTGCCAACAAACGATTTTGATTCGACGTGAATTTTCAGCTTTATAA
- the yjgA gene encoding ribosome biogenesis factor YjgA produces MARRTQRFTEDDFESLEGRASKTEQKKAVHRMAALGERLAELSPKQIKNLPVEERLIEALEDVRSITSGEARRRQFLRIGKLLRNEDESVILSYLTPKQGLKKTAQLHRWVDRMIAQGDPAIKEFMKMFNAAEHHPIRQHILRVQRDIKQNLGEEAVAKSKLNMFNYIQQVALISDNT; encoded by the coding sequence GTGGCACGTCGAACGCAACGTTTTACTGAAGATGACTTTGAGTCTTTAGAAGGACGTGCAAGCAAAACCGAACAAAAGAAAGCTGTGCACCGCATGGCTGCTTTGGGTGAAAGACTCGCTGAATTGAGTCCGAAACAAATTAAAAATCTTCCTGTGGAAGAGCGTCTGATCGAAGCTTTAGAAGATGTACGCTCAATTACCTCAGGTGAAGCACGTCGTCGTCAATTCTTACGCATTGGTAAACTGTTGCGTAATGAAGATGAAAGCGTGATCTTATCTTATTTAACCCCAAAACAAGGGTTAAAGAAAACTGCGCAGTTGCATCGTTGGGTCGATCGTATGATTGCTCAAGGTGACCCTGCGATTAAAGAATTCATGAAAATGTTTAATGCGGCTGAGCATCATCCGATTCGTCAGCATATTTTACGTGTACAACGTGACATTAAACAAAACTTGGGTGAAGAAGCGGTTGCGAAGTCAAAATTGAATATGTTCAATTATATTCAACAAGTGGCTTTAATCTCGGACAACACTTAA
- a CDS encoding HPr family phosphocarrier protein, with translation MIDTTVDVINKLGLHARASGKLIEVTTKFRSSIQIGKGDKLVDAKNIMSLLMLGAGKGTTLRLVVEGADEEKASSEIQALFAAKFYEAE, from the coding sequence ATGATTGACACAACTGTTGACGTTATTAACAAATTAGGATTACATGCGCGTGCTTCTGGCAAGCTCATTGAAGTCACGACTAAATTTCGCAGTTCAATCCAAATTGGTAAGGGCGATAAATTGGTTGATGCCAAAAACATTATGTCTTTGCTGATGCTCGGTGCAGGCAAAGGTACTACTTTGCGTTTGGTGGTTGAGGGTGCAGATGAAGAAAAAGCTTCGTCTGAGATTCAAGCGCTATTCGCAGCAAAATTTTACGAGGCAGAATAA
- the rapZ gene encoding RNase adapter RapZ: MKRILIVTGQSGSGKSSALQVLEDLGYYCIDNLPLALLPEIVGKLDQENNLEQLALGVDVRSTRADLQEFDQVFQQLQKHGEVDVIYLTTKDQELIARFSASRRPHPLANRFKSLNQCIQEEKQLLRPIQMKATVQIDTSDKSVHDLKDTLLSKLGQVDKLIVILQSFGYKHGIPLDADFIFDVRHLPNPHWDNELRPYSGLDEPVQRFLNSFEQTHEMFQDLNQFLEKWLPAFAEGHRHYITVSIGCTGGQHRSVYIVDRLKKALEAKWSIQVLHREMKHWS; encoded by the coding sequence ATGAAGCGCATATTAATCGTGACAGGACAATCAGGATCAGGGAAGTCATCTGCATTACAGGTACTTGAAGATCTCGGTTATTACTGTATCGACAATTTGCCTTTGGCATTATTGCCTGAAATTGTGGGAAAGCTCGATCAAGAAAATAACTTAGAGCAGTTGGCATTGGGTGTGGATGTACGAAGCACACGTGCCGACTTGCAAGAGTTTGATCAAGTCTTTCAGCAACTGCAAAAACATGGCGAAGTGGATGTGATTTATCTCACTACCAAAGATCAAGAGTTGATTGCACGTTTTAGTGCATCACGTCGTCCGCATCCCTTGGCCAATCGTTTTAAAAGTCTGAATCAATGTATCCAAGAAGAGAAACAACTACTTCGTCCGATTCAGATGAAAGCCACGGTACAGATTGATACGTCAGATAAAAGTGTTCATGACTTAAAAGATACCTTATTATCCAAGCTTGGACAGGTGGACAAGCTGATTGTGATTTTACAATCCTTTGGCTATAAACACGGTATTCCATTGGATGCAGATTTTATTTTTGATGTGCGTCATTTGCCGAATCCACATTGGGACAATGAACTTCGTCCATACTCGGGTTTAGATGAACCAGTTCAACGCTTTCTCAACAGCTTTGAACAAACCCATGAAATGTTCCAAGATTTGAATCAGTTTTTAGAAAAATGGTTGCCTGCATTTGCAGAAGGGCATCGCCATTATATTACGGTATCGATTGGCTGTACGGGCGGTCAACACCGTTCTGTATATATTGTAGATAGACTAAAAAAAGCACTTGAGGCAAAATGGTCTATTCAAGTCTTGCATAGAGAAATGAAGCACTGGTCATGA
- the panC gene encoding pantoate--beta-alanine ligase, whose protein sequence is MKTETTIQGLSASLSSARQSRKTIGFVPTMGNLHQGHLNLVREARKICDVVVVSIFVNPIQFGPNEDFDSYPRTLEQDSNLLADVGCDIIFAPSVEQMYGKNKRLTTISVSEITNDLCGAQRPGHFDGVAVVVTKLFNIVQPNFAFFGQKDYQQLAVIKQMVQDLNMPIEVIGVPITRAEDGLALSSRNGYLSEEHRATAPAIYKALKAAETDLKNGQALTDVLAQIRADLTAQGFEVDYVEARSPMLQTVEQFDQDVVLFVAAKLGKTRLIDNLQVSHSA, encoded by the coding sequence ATGAAAACTGAAACAACCATTCAAGGTTTATCTGCATCACTGAGTAGCGCACGCCAATCTCGTAAAACCATTGGTTTTGTGCCAACGATGGGGAATCTTCACCAAGGTCATTTAAATCTGGTTCGTGAAGCCCGCAAAATATGTGATGTGGTGGTGGTCAGTATCTTTGTCAATCCGATTCAGTTTGGGCCGAATGAAGACTTCGATAGCTACCCACGAACATTGGAACAAGACAGCAATTTGTTGGCTGATGTCGGTTGTGACATCATTTTTGCACCTTCTGTAGAGCAGATGTACGGTAAAAACAAACGACTGACCACCATCAGCGTGTCTGAAATTACCAACGACTTATGTGGTGCACAGCGTCCAGGTCATTTCGATGGCGTGGCTGTGGTGGTGACGAAACTGTTTAATATTGTGCAACCGAACTTTGCCTTCTTTGGTCAAAAAGACTATCAGCAATTGGCGGTGATTAAGCAAATGGTGCAAGATCTAAACATGCCCATTGAAGTGATTGGTGTGCCGATTACGCGTGCAGAAGATGGCTTGGCTTTAAGTTCACGTAATGGCTATTTGTCTGAAGAGCATCGTGCAACCGCACCTGCGATTTATAAAGCACTGAAAGCTGCTGAAACAGACTTAAAAAATGGTCAAGCTTTGACTGATGTCTTGGCTCAGATTCGTGCTGATCTTACAGCACAGGGTTTTGAAGTGGATTATGTGGAAGCACGCAGTCCTATGCTACAAACGGTGGAACAGTTTGATCAGGATGTGGTGCTGTTTGTTGCAGCCAAACTGGGCAAAACCCGTTTAATCGATAATTTACAAGTGAGCCACAGCGCTTAA
- the panB gene encoding 3-methyl-2-oxobutanoate hydroxymethyltransferase, which produces MISLSDLRQFKQQGRRFSCLTCYDASMAKAMEVAEIDSILIGDSLGMTVQGHDSTLPVNVADMAYHTANVRRGNQHSFIMTDLPFMSYATLNDALINAKTVMQAGAQMIKIEGGAWLSETVATLTRNGIPVCVHLGLTPQSVHVFGGYKLQAKTRDAADQLIADCKAVVEAGAAVLLLECVPAQLGKEITELFPTVPVIGIGAGADTDGQVLVVQDMLGLTFGKVARFVRNFMKEQSGETAIVDAFKAYHAAVQDQSFPAKEHMFQVEL; this is translated from the coding sequence ATGATTAGTCTCAGCGATTTAAGACAATTCAAACAGCAAGGTCGCAGATTTTCATGTTTGACTTGCTACGATGCAAGTATGGCAAAAGCAATGGAAGTTGCTGAAATTGATTCTATTCTCATTGGTGATTCATTGGGAATGACGGTACAAGGGCATGACTCAACATTGCCTGTCAATGTGGCGGACATGGCTTACCATACGGCGAATGTACGCCGTGGTAATCAGCATTCTTTTATTATGACGGATTTACCGTTTATGAGTTATGCCACCTTAAATGATGCCTTGATCAATGCCAAAACCGTGATGCAAGCCGGCGCGCAGATGATCAAAATCGAAGGTGGTGCTTGGCTCAGTGAAACGGTTGCGACTTTGACTCGTAATGGTATTCCAGTGTGTGTGCATCTGGGTTTAACCCCGCAATCGGTGCATGTATTCGGCGGTTATAAATTGCAAGCTAAAACCCGTGATGCAGCGGATCAATTGATTGCAGACTGTAAAGCGGTGGTTGAAGCCGGTGCAGCAGTGCTGTTACTTGAATGTGTGCCAGCACAACTCGGTAAAGAAATCACGGAATTGTTCCCAACCGTACCTGTGATTGGTATTGGTGCGGGTGCCGATACCGACGGTCAAGTCTTGGTGGTTCAAGACATGTTGGGTTTAACCTTCGGAAAAGTGGCGCGTTTTGTCCGTAACTTTATGAAAGAACAATCCGGTGAAACTGCGATTGTAGATGCGTTCAAAGCCTATCATGCTGCGGTACAGGATCAGTCTTTCCCAGCCAAAGAGCATATGTTTCAGGTTGAGCTATAA
- the folK gene encoding 2-amino-4-hydroxy-6-hydroxymethyldihydropteridine diphosphokinase — MSQLTYIGLGSNLGDSQQIMAEAVRKLACLGQVKASKLYQSPPMGPQDQPHYHNAVVQLKTDLAPLDLLDQLQKIEQESGRVRLRHWGERTLDLDLLIYAQDSIENERLTVPHVGVLERDFVLVPLLDLDPELVVRGQPIKDLDVLKQSTLTVLADPSWINI, encoded by the coding sequence ATGAGTCAGCTGACCTATATTGGCTTAGGGAGTAATTTAGGGGATTCTCAGCAGATTATGGCTGAGGCGGTGCGAAAGTTGGCATGCTTGGGGCAAGTCAAAGCGTCTAAGCTGTATCAAAGCCCCCCGATGGGACCGCAAGATCAACCGCATTATCATAATGCGGTGGTGCAACTTAAGACCGATCTTGCACCACTGGATTTGCTCGATCAATTACAAAAAATTGAACAAGAGTCAGGACGTGTGCGTTTGCGCCATTGGGGTGAACGGACACTGGATTTAGATTTACTGATTTATGCGCAAGACAGCATTGAAAATGAACGTTTAACCGTACCGCATGTGGGTGTGCTTGAGCGAGATTTCGTGTTGGTGCCATTGTTAGATTTAGACCCTGAACTGGTTGTACGGGGTCAACCCATTAAGGATTTAGATGTTCTCAAGCAGTCGACTTTGACCGTGCTTGCAGACCCGTCTTGGATCAATATTTAA
- the pcnB gene encoding polynucleotide adenylyltransferase PcnB has protein sequence MQTLHASKCGLSTTQLPSSILDVIDSLTKAGYEAYIVGGGVRDLMLGLEPKDFDAVTNATPSQIKEVFGRRCRIIGRRFELAHVYSGRELIEVATFRAPPKKAVTSASGMILRDNNWGSIEEDFVRRDFSINAMYYQPRKGIVLDFCNAIDDIKSKTLRLLGDPTLRFEEDPVRMLRTLRFAAKLNFSIDPAILKVFTPELTMLLRDVSPHRLYDESQKLFTMGHLNRVMPMLIEFGIWKQLFADIPPVINPFMERAAKNTDQRIQMGKTINPAFFYAVLLWKPFLERCEFYANKGTVAAEARAQAGLDVLKRQATRTIIPRFAETFIREVWEMQTRLLNPKPQQIQALSSHARFRAGFDFMLLREKSGDETTQGMGIWWESYQVMSNDEKERAIGQYNRQRNKSRRKASSAEQVPEEQVSARIEPLVKETESRSRRSRKPAAQPYENNRDSRGGRAPVAQVEPGTIHADHPILKRRRVQRDLKQVVFGPTQ, from the coding sequence TTGCAAACTTTGCACGCGTCAAAGTGTGGATTATCCACCACTCAATTACCTTCTTCGATTTTAGATGTTATTGATTCTTTAACAAAAGCAGGCTATGAAGCCTATATCGTTGGTGGTGGGGTACGAGACTTAATGTTGGGTTTAGAACCCAAGGATTTTGATGCCGTAACCAATGCAACACCCTCTCAAATTAAAGAAGTATTCGGACGACGTTGCCGTATTATTGGTCGACGTTTTGAGCTTGCGCATGTTTATTCAGGGCGTGAGTTGATTGAAGTGGCAACATTTAGAGCACCGCCAAAGAAAGCGGTGACGTCAGCTTCAGGCATGATTTTGCGTGATAACAATTGGGGCAGCATTGAAGAGGATTTCGTGCGTCGAGATTTTTCGATCAATGCGATGTATTATCAACCCCGCAAAGGCATTGTGCTCGATTTCTGTAATGCCATAGATGACATTAAAAGCAAAACTTTACGCCTCTTGGGTGATCCAACGTTGCGTTTTGAAGAAGACCCGGTACGTATGTTGCGGACCCTGCGCTTCGCAGCAAAACTGAATTTCAGTATTGATCCTGCCATTCTCAAGGTCTTTACCCCTGAATTGACCATGTTATTGCGTGATGTGTCACCGCATCGTCTCTATGATGAATCGCAAAAACTGTTTACCATGGGACATCTCAATCGTGTGATGCCAATGTTGATCGAGTTCGGGATTTGGAAGCAGTTATTTGCTGATATTCCACCGGTCATCAATCCATTTATGGAACGTGCCGCAAAAAATACCGATCAACGGATTCAAATGGGCAAAACCATCAATCCGGCATTTTTCTATGCGGTGTTGTTGTGGAAGCCATTTTTAGAGCGTTGTGAATTTTATGCCAATAAAGGTACCGTAGCTGCTGAAGCACGTGCCCAAGCCGGTTTGGATGTTCTAAAACGTCAAGCGACACGCACTATTATTCCCCGTTTTGCTGAAACCTTTATTCGTGAAGTGTGGGAAATGCAAACCCGTTTGCTGAATCCAAAACCACAGCAAATACAAGCACTGTCGAGTCATGCGCGTTTCCGTGCCGGCTTTGACTTTATGTTGCTGCGTGAAAAATCAGGTGATGAAACCACGCAAGGCATGGGCATTTGGTGGGAAAGCTACCAAGTCATGTCGAATGACGAAAAAGAACGTGCGATTGGTCAATATAACCGTCAACGCAATAAGAGTCGTCGTAAAGCTTCCAGTGCTGAACAGGTGCCTGAAGAGCAAGTATCTGCACGCATTGAGCCTTTGGTGAAAGAAACGGAATCTCGTAGCCGTCGTTCGCGTAAGCCGGCTGCACAGCCTTACGAGAACAATCGAGATTCACGTGGTGGTCGTGCGCCAGTGGCACAGGTCGAACCAGGAACGATTCATGCGGATCATCCGATTCTAAAACGTCGACGTGTACAACGTGATTTGAAACAAGTGGTTTTTGGTCCAACACAATGA
- a CDS encoding ComEA family DNA-binding protein, which produces MKLNTFNFVCFVILLISATGSNTVYAQQFDQSYLKWKAEQEKADAQLKANDPNYYLSKPNLSKSSGSKSNLKSARAKSSNSIQAQGALSSNDKVHLNSANLTELQQLNGVGEKKAQMIIEYRDQHGKFKSIAELENVKGIGPKLVEKNRSRLSL; this is translated from the coding sequence ATGAAGTTGAATACTTTTAATTTCGTGTGTTTTGTGATTCTTTTGATCAGTGCTACCGGGTCAAATACCGTTTATGCCCAGCAGTTTGATCAGTCTTATCTGAAATGGAAAGCCGAGCAAGAAAAGGCCGATGCTCAATTAAAAGCCAATGATCCAAATTATTATCTCTCCAAACCCAATTTATCCAAATCAAGTGGATCGAAATCTAATTTAAAGTCAGCTAGAGCCAAATCTTCGAATTCCATTCAAGCACAGGGCGCATTGAGTTCAAATGACAAAGTGCATTTAAATTCTGCCAATCTGACGGAATTGCAACAACTGAATGGCGTCGGGGAAAAGAAAGCGCAAATGATTATTGAGTATCGAGATCAGCATGGAAAATTTAAAAGCATTGCTGAGCTTGAAAATGTTAAAGGCATTGGCCCAAAGTTAGTGGAAAAGAATCGATCACGTTTAAGTTTATAA
- the mazG gene encoding nucleoside triphosphate pyrophosphohydrolase codes for MQNLLNIMQTLREKCPWDQAQTPESLTRYAIEEAYEVEEAVRSGDAEHVKEELGDLLLQVVFQAQMYSEQGAFDFNDVVETICEKLIRRHPHVFQAEQYETMTEQEVTSLWQNIKATEKQGKPKSRLDQVKHAPALIQAENIQKNVAKIGFDFEHVADAYGKLEEELAEFNEAVLHNNSDEMQDEFGDCLFSLINVGRKLGISSEMALLSTIHKFKSRFKYIEDQVALQHRDLEQMSLQEMDQLWDQAKVFLRAQSKA; via the coding sequence ATGCAAAATTTACTCAATATCATGCAAACGCTTCGAGAAAAATGCCCATGGGATCAAGCACAAACCCCTGAATCTTTGACCCGTTATGCGATTGAAGAAGCCTATGAGGTTGAAGAGGCTGTGCGCTCAGGAGATGCTGAGCATGTGAAAGAAGAGTTAGGTGATTTGTTGTTACAAGTGGTGTTTCAGGCACAGATGTACAGTGAGCAAGGGGCTTTTGATTTTAATGATGTGGTGGAAACAATATGTGAAAAATTAATTCGCCGTCATCCACATGTATTTCAAGCTGAGCAATATGAAACGATGACTGAGCAAGAGGTGACGAGTCTCTGGCAGAACATTAAAGCCACAGAAAAACAAGGCAAGCCAAAATCTCGTTTAGATCAAGTCAAACACGCACCTGCTTTAATTCAAGCGGAAAATATTCAAAAAAATGTCGCAAAAATTGGCTTTGATTTTGAACATGTCGCAGATGCCTATGGCAAGTTGGAAGAGGAATTGGCTGAGTTTAATGAAGCTGTACTTCACAATAATTCCGATGAAATGCAGGATGAATTTGGGGATTGTTTATTTTCATTAATCAATGTTGGACGTAAACTCGGTATATCGAGTGAAATGGCATTGTTAAGCACCATTCACAAGTTTAAATCACGCTTTAAATATATTGAAGATCAAGTGGCGCTACAGCACAGAGATCTAGAACAGATGAGTTTGCAGGAAATGGATCAGTTGTGGGATCAAGCCAAAGTCTTTCTTCGTGCACAATCGAAAGCTTAA
- a CDS encoding SDR family oxidoreductase, with amino-acid sequence MTQSIFISGAAQGIGAAIARLFYQKGYKVGIYDINAVQAQQLAEQLGSNAKAGLLDVANYEDWQNALAEFSTWAGELNILVNNAGILYSGDFEKTDIQAHHRTININVNGVLNGCHAALPYLKQASFARVINLSSASAIYGQADLISYSASKFAVRGITEGLDVEWQKYGIRVLDVMPLFVQTAMVKDMDAGTIQNMGVKLKAEDVAAQIYKSATAKDRVTLPTHHPVGFEAGVMYHLSRFSPQAVNRISNLFLSKKK; translated from the coding sequence ATGACACAGAGTATTTTCATTAGTGGTGCAGCACAAGGCATTGGGGCAGCGATAGCACGCTTATTTTATCAAAAAGGCTATAAGGTCGGCATCTATGACATTAACGCTGTTCAGGCACAGCAATTGGCAGAACAACTCGGATCCAATGCCAAAGCGGGCTTACTCGATGTCGCCAACTATGAAGATTGGCAAAATGCTTTGGCTGAATTTAGCACTTGGGCAGGTGAACTGAATATTTTAGTCAATAATGCAGGGATTTTATATTCAGGTGATTTTGAAAAAACCGATATTCAAGCCCATCATCGAACTATCAACATTAACGTCAATGGCGTACTGAATGGCTGTCATGCCGCACTGCCCTATTTAAAACAAGCTTCTTTCGCACGGGTCATTAATCTATCCTCAGCTTCTGCCATTTACGGTCAAGCCGATCTGATTTCCTATTCTGCGAGTAAATTTGCAGTCCGAGGCATCACCGAAGGCTTAGATGTGGAATGGCAAAAATACGGTATTCGTGTGCTTGATGTCATGCCCTTGTTTGTACAAACTGCGATGGTCAAAGACATGGATGCAGGCACTATTCAAAATATGGGCGTAAAGCTTAAAGCTGAAGACGTGGCAGCACAAATTTATAAAAGTGCCACTGCAAAAGATCGGGTGACTCTACCGACCCATCATCCTGTTGGCTTTGAAGCGGGAGTGATGTATCACTTGTCTCGATTCAGCCCGCAAGCCGTTAATCGCATCAGCAATCTTTTTTTAAGCAAAAAGAAATAA